The genomic region GCTTGGCGGTCAGCGCTGTCTGTCTGCTGCTGCTCTTCAGGAAGATCGACTTCGCCAAGATGGCGGCAGCCTTTGCCGGGATGGACACCCGCTACCTGGCACCCGCCCTCCTCCTCACCTTCGTCAGCTACTTCCTCCGGGCGCTGCGCTGGAAGTTCCTCCTGGAGCCCATCAAAAAGACCCGGCTCTCCAACCTTTTCCCTGCCACCCTGATCGGGTACATGGCGAACAACCTGCTTCCGGCAAGGCTCGGAGAACTGGTGCGCGCCTACGTCCTGGGGCGCAAGGAGGGGATCGAGACCTCCGCCGTCTTCGCCTCGCTGGTGGTGGACCGGCTCTGCGACGGCTTCACCATGTTTGTGGTGCTGCTCTCGGCCTTCTTCACGGTGCGTCTTCCGGCCGGGAGGGAAGGGATGCAGCAAGGGCTTGTCACCGGCGGTTATCTCACCTTCGCCCTCTACCTCGCGGTCCTCATGTTCCTGACGCTCCTGAGGAGGCGGACGGACTGGACCTTGAGCATCGTCTCCCGGCTCCTGGCCCCTTTTTCCGCCAACGCATCCCTGAAGGCCTCGGCACTTTTACGCTCCTTCATCTCCGGGATACGAGTCCCGGCCGGCGCGGCCGGGGCGGCGGCGACCGCCGCCACCTCGCTGCTGATCTGGGCCACGGCCATCTGGCCGCTGGATCTGCTTTTGCGCGCCTTCGGCGTGGAGCTCCCGCTGCCGGCCTCCATGTTCATCATGGTGTTCCTGGTCTTCGCGGTGATGGTTCCTGCGTCGCCGGGATTCGTCGGGACCCATCACCTTGCCTGCGTCACGGCGCTCTCGGCCTTCGACATCGCGGGCGAGCGAGCCCTCAGCATCGCCATAGTGGTTCACGCCATGGGCTTTTTGCCGGTGATCGCGGCCGGGCTTCTCTGCCTTTGGCGGGACAAGCTGTCCCTGAAGCAAATCAGCGAAAACAACGAATCAGGAGCGCGTACGTGAACCTTTCCGGAACCTTCAGAAGGCTAGACCCCTTTTCCATCGCGGCCTTCATCGTCCCTTTGTTCATCTACCTTTTGACCCTGGCTCCGACGGTAACCTTTTTCGACAGCGGCGAGTTCATAACCGCCATCGCCTCGCTTGGGACCGCGCACTCACCTGGCTACCCGCTCTTCATCAACTACGCGAAGCCCTTCACCTTTCTCCCCTTGGGGAGCATCGCCTTCAGGGTCAACGTGGCCACCGCCATCTCGGCTGCCTCCGCCTGCTACGGCGTCTTCTTTCTGACCCTGTACCTGCTCAAGGACGAGCAGGGGGCCTGGGAGGCGCGGCTGGGCAGGCTCTCCGCAAGACTCTGCGCCCTGAGCGCCGCGCTCACCTTCGCCTGCACCGCGAGGCTCTGGCTTCAGTCCAACCACGACAAGCCGTACCCGCTCCTCGCCTTCATCAGCGCCATCGTCTTCTGGCTCATGCTCCTTTGGCGCGAAAGCTACCTGGAGGGGCGCGAGCGCCCAAGCTACGTCTACCTGGGGGCTTTCCTCGTGGGGCTTGCCACCGGGGCGCACCAGATCATCGTGCTGATGATACCGACCTACGCCTGGCTCCTCATCTCCGCTGACCGGCGCGTGGTCTTCCGGGTGAAGGAGTTCCTCATCGCCTTCGCCTTCGGCTTCCTCGGCTTCGGGATACATCTGCACCTGGTGGTCCGGGCGCTGCAAAAGCCGCTGCTCAACTGGGGGGACTCGAAGAACCTGACCCAGTTCCTCTGGAACCTGCTCAGGAAGGGTTACCCGGTGGAGAAGCCCCCCCGCGACCTTGGGCTTTTGTGGGCCCAGGTGAACGCCTTCAACATCCCCTACGAGTTCACCATCGTCGGCATGGTGCTGCTGGTAGCCGGGCTCGCCGGTTTCGCCGTCACCAGGAAGAGGTACCTGGTCTTTGGGTACCTGATCGCGCTCGCCTCCTTTCTCCTGGTCATCGTCGGCTACTTCAACACGCCCGGCGAGCTGATCTTTCTCACCGAGGAGTTCTTCACCCCGCTCTACCTTCTGAGCGCCGTCTTCATCGGTGTCGGGCTCTTCGTGGTGCTCCGCGAGGTAGGGAGCCATCTTCCCGAGCGTTCCGCGGTCAGGGGGGCGCTGCTGCTGCCTCTCTTCGCGCTTCCGGTCGCAGTCTGCGCGATGAACTACCGCGAGAACGACCAGCACCAGAACTACATCGCCTTCGACTACGCCTCCAACACGCTCAGGTCGCTCCCGCAGAACGCGGTGATGTACACCTGGGGGGACTCGGGCGCGTTCCCGCTTTGGTACCTGCAGGGGGTGGAGCGGATGCGCGAGGACCTGGCCCTGCCGCACACCCCGCACCTGGTCTTCGACTGGTACCTGGACAGCATGCCGGTCCTTTTCCGCGGCTCGCGCCTTTACACCCTCCCCATGGACCAGCGCTACCCGGAGAACACCCTGTTCCTGTCGGTGATGGAGCAGTACGCCAAGCGCCCTGTATACATAGACTTCTCCACCAGGTATTCGGTCGCGTTCCAGAACTTCCAGCTGCACCAGCGCGGCATCATCTACCGCCTGGATCCCCCTGACTTCCCCTCAGCCACCCTGGACTCCGACGTCTGGGGGCTCTACTCCACCCGCGGCATCCTTGGGGGAAGCGACATGTTCTTCCGCGACCTCGACACCGGCAAGGCGATCCTCATCTACGGCGCGGCCCTGGTCGAGTCGGGGGAAACGCTTTTGAAGCTCGGGGAAAAAGAGGCGGGGACGCGGGCGCTCGACCTTGCCGGGCGGGTCTCGCCCGAGGCGGGACAGCAGGCGCTGCAGATTCTCAGAAGCTACGGGGTGCGTTGATGAACATCACAGGAAAGACCAGGATCACCGGGATCATCGGCTGGCCGGTAGCCCACTCCCTTTCGCCCCCGATGCACAACGCGGCCTTCAAGGCGCTGGGGCTCGACTTCGCCTACGTCCCGTTCCCGGTCGCGCCGGAGGGGCTCGCCGCAGGGGTGGCCGGCCTTGCCGCGCTCGGGGTGGCCGGCTTCAGCGTCACCATACCGCACAAGGTGGCGATCCTGCCGCTTTTGGACCGGATCACCCCCGAGGCGGAGCTGATCGGCGCGGTGAACACGGTCCAGGTGGAGGACGGGCGCCTCACCGGCTACAACACGGACGGGATCGGGCTTCTCTCCGCCCTTCGCTCCAAGCTTGGCTTTCTCCCCGAGGGGCGCCAGGTGCTGGTCCTTGGCGCCGGCGGGGCAGCCCGCAGCGCCGCCGCCTCGCTGGGGCTTTCCAGTGCCGGCAGGGTGGAGGTGGCAAACCGCTCGCCGGAGGCGGGGCGCGCCCTGGCAGAGGCGATGCAGGAGCGCCTTCCCGGGACCGCGTTCGCCTCTCAGCCGCTGGACCGGATTGCCGACCGGGGGTACCTTGCCTCCTTCGACCTCGTCGTCAACACCACCTCGGTTGGGATGGCCGGGGACGGTTTCGCCGGGCTCGACCTCGCCGCCCTGAAGCCCGGAGCCTGCGTCTACGACATGGTCTACGCCCCGCCGGTCACCCCCTTTCTGGCGCAGGCCGAGGCCCTGGGCGTCCCCTGGGCGAACGGGCTCGGTATGCTCGCCGCGCAGGGGGAGGCCGCCTTCAGGATCTGGACCGGGGTCGCCCCTCCCGAAGGGTGCATGGAACAGGCGCTTGCCGCCTGCCTCCCAACCCCAGGTAACCCTTGACATTACTGTCATTACAAAATACCATTCACAGGTTCTTTAACCCCTTGAGGTACCTATGCACGTAAGCAGACTGGGTGAGCTGCTGGTCAGCAACAGCCTCATAACCAAGGAGCAGTTGAAGCAGGCCCTGGCCGAACAGAAGGCGGCCGGAGGGCAGCTGCGGCTGGGCTCCATACTGGTCAGGGATAGCCTGATCAACGAGGCGGACCTCACCTCCTTCCTCTCCAAGCAGTACGGCGTGCCGACCATAAACCTCGCGGACTACGAGGTGGAGCCCTCGGTGGTGAAGATCATCCCCGCCGAGATCGCCCACAAGTATCAGATCGTGCCGGTGAACCGGGCCGGCTCCACGCTCATCATCGCCATGAGCGACCCGTCCAACATCTTCGCCATCGACGACATCAAGTTCATGACCGGCTACAACGTAGAGGTGGTCGTGGTCGCCGAGAGCTCCATCAAGGCCGCCATCGACAAGCTCTACGACCAGTCTGCCTCCCTGGCCGACGTGATGAACGACCTGGAGATCGACGACCTGGAGGTCGTTGGGGACGATGAGGAGGTGGACGTAAGCTCCCTGGAGCGCGCCACCGAGGACGCGCCGGTCGTCAAGCTGGTGAACCTGATCCTGACCGACGCCATCAAGAAGAAGGCCTCCGATATTCATATCGAACCCTACGAGAAGTACTTCCGGGTGCGCTACCGCATCGACGGCGTGCTCTACGAGGTGATGAAGCCCCCCCTGAAGCTGAAAAACGCCATCACCTCGCGCATCAAGATCATGAGCGAGCTTGACATCGCGGAAAGGCGCCTGCCCCAGGACGGCCGCATCAAGATCAAGCTTGGGGGGGGCAAGGACATGGACTTCCGCGTCTCGGTGCTCCCCACCCTCTTCGGCGAGAAGATCGTTCTGCGCCTTCTGGACAAGTCGAACCTGCAGCTAGACATGTCGAAGCTTGGCTACGAGCCGGAGGCGCTGGTGCACTTCCAGCGCGAGATCCACAAGCCCTTCGGCATGGTGCTGGTCACAGGCCCCACCGGCAGCGGCAAGACGGTCTCCCTCTACTCGGCCCTCTCCGAACTGAACAAGGTCACCGAGAACATCTCCACCGCCGAGGACCCGGTCGAGTTCAACTTCGCCGGCATCAACCAGGTGCAGATGCACGAGGACATAGGCCTCAACTTCGCGGCCGCACTGCGCGCCTTCCTGCGACAGGACCCGGACGTGATCATGATCGGCGAGATCCGCGACTTCGAGACGGCGGAGATCGGCGTGAAAGCCGCGCTCACCGGCCACCTGGTGCTCTCCACGCTGCACACAAACGACGCCCCCTCGACCATCAACCGCCTGCTGAACATGGGGATCGAGCCGTTCCTGGTCGCCTCGGCGGTGAACCTCATCTCCGCCCAGAGGCTCGCGCGCCGCGTCTGCAGCGAGTGCAAGCAGGTGGACGAGGTCCCCGTCCAGGCGCTTATCGACGCGGGGCTTCCCCGCGAGCAGGCGGAAGGCGCGGTCTGCTACAGGGGTGGCGGATGTCCCAAGTGCAACGGCACCGGGTACAAGGGGAGGGTCGGTTTCTACCAGGTGATGCCGATGCTGGAACCGATCCGCGAGCTGATACTGAACGGGGCCAACACGGCCGAGATCAAGAGGGAATCGATGCGGCTTGGGATCAAGACCATGCGCCAGTCCGGTCTCACCAAGCTTGTCGAGGGGGTCACCTCCTTCGAGGAAGTGCTCAGGGTTACGGTTGCTGACGACTAACGGGACGAGGTACTCATGATCAATTTTCACCAAATGCTCAAGGAACTGGTGGAACGTAACGGTTCCGACCTGCACATAACCACCAACACCTCGCCGCAGATCCGCATCGACGGCAAGCTCACCCCGATGGACATACCGCCTCTGACCCCCATCGAGACCAAACAGCTCTGCTACAGCATCCTTACCGACTCGCAAAAGCACAAGTTCGAGGAGGAGAACGAGCTAGACCTCTCCTTCGGCGTCAAGGGGTTGTCGCGCTTCAGGGGGAACATCTTCGTGCAGCGCGGCGCCGTGGCCGGGGTCTTCAGGGTCATCCCCTACAAGATCCTCACCTTTGAGGAGCTGGGGCTGCCGCCGGTGGTGAAGATGCTTTGCGACAAGCCGCGCGGCCTGATCCTCGTCACCGGCCCTACCGGCAGCGGTAAATCCACCACGCTCGCCTCCATGATCGACCGGATCAACCAGGAACGCCACGACCACATCGTGACCGTCGAGGACCCGATCGAGTACCTGCACCCGCACAAGGGGTGCATTGTGAACCAGCGCGAGGTCGGCGCCGACACCAAGAGCTTCAAGCACGCGCTCAAGTATGTGCTGCGCCAGGACCCGGACGTGGTGCTTATCGGCGAGCTGCGCGACCTGGAGACCATCGAGGCGGCGCTCACCCTGGCCGAGACCGGGCACCTGTGCTTTGCGACCCTGCATACCAACTCCTGTGCCCAGACCATAAACAGGATCATCGACGTGTTCCCCCCGTACCAGCAGACCCAGGTACGCACCCAGCTCTCCTTCGTGCTCGAAGGGGTAATGTCGCAGACCCTGATTCCGAAGGCAAACGGCGGTGGGAGGGCGCTGGCCCTTGAGGTGATGGTCCCGAACCCAGCGATCCGGAACCTGATCCGCGAGGACAAGGTGCACCAGATCTATTCCCAGATGCAGGTCGGCCAGGAGAAGTTCGGCATGCAGACCATGAACCAGTGCCTGATGAGCCTTCTGTCCAGGCGCATCATTACCGTGGAAGACGCCCTCGGGCGCTCCTCCGAACCGGACGAGCTGAAACAGATGCTCGCGCCGGGAGGCGGTGCCGGGCAGATCAGGCGTCCCCCCCAGAGGTAAAGGTAGCCAGTCCCTCCCCGGGGCTGGAAAGGAGCAAGTAAATGCCTAAGTTTGATTGGGAAGCAAGGAGCAAGGCCGGCAGCACCCAGAAAGGGGTGATGGAGGCCGGCAATGCGGCCCAGGTCGAGGCCCAGCTCAAAAGATACGGTTTCACCGGCATCACGGTCAAGGAACAGGGGAAGGGTTTCAACATGCAGCTCAAGCTCCCCGGCTCCGGCGCCAAGAAGATCGAGACCAAGGAACTCGTGGTCTTCACGCGCCAGTTCGCGACCATGATCGACTCCGGCCTCCCCCTGGTGCAGTGCCTGGACATCCTGTCTGGGCAGCAGGAGAACAAGACCTTCAAGGAGATACTGATCAAGGTTAAGGAGAGCGTAGAGAGCGGCTCCACCTTCGCCGATGCCCTCTCAAAGCACCCGAAGGCGTTCGACCAGCTCTACGTCAACCTGGTCGCCGCAGGCGAGGTCGGCGGTATCCTCGACACCATCCTGGCCCGGCTCGCAGCCTACATCGAGAAGGCGATGAAGCTGAAGAAGCAGGTGAAAGGCGCCATGGTGTACCCGATCACCATCATGTCCATCGCGGTCATCGTGGTCGGCGTCATCCTGGTCTTCGTCATCCCCACCTTCGCCAAGATGTTCGCCGACTTCGGCGGGGAGCTACCGGCACCGACCCGGATCGTCATCGCCATGTCCAACTTCCTGACCAAGTACATCGTGGTCATCATCGCCGTCCTCTTCGGCATCAAGTTCGCCATCGGCAAGTACTACAACACCCCCGGCGGCAGGAAGAACATCGACCGGCTCGCGCTTCGGGCCCCGGTCGCGGGACCGTTGATCCGCAAGGTGTCGGTGGCGAAATTCACCCGCACCCTGGGGACCATGATCAGCTCCGGCGTCCCCATCATGGACGGGCTCGAGATCGTGGCCAAGACCGCCGGGAACAAGATCGTCGAGGAGGCGATCTACAAGGTGCGCCAGTCCATCTCCGAAGGTAAGACCATCGCCGAACCCTTGTCGGAGAGCGGGGTGTTTCCCCCCATGGTGGTGCAGATGATCTCCGTAGGCGAGGCGACCGGCGCCATGGACGCCATGCTCAACAAGATCGCTGACTTCTACGATGACGAGGTCGACGACGCCGTCGGCGCCATGACCTCGATGATGGAGCCTTTGCTGATGGTGTTCCTGGGAACCACCGTCGGCGGTCTGGTCATCGCCATGTACCTGCCGATCTTCAAGCTCGCCGGCGCGGTCGGCGGTTGATTGGATGATCGACAGGAAAAGGGTTTTCTGGTTCATACTGCTCAGGTTGCTGGTGGTGTCCGTCTTTCTGGCCACCACCATCTTCCTCGACGTGCGTACCTATGACGTAGGCACCGACATAGCCCAGAAGGTGCTGATCCGGCTGATGGGCGCGACCTACCTTTTCTCGCTCGGCTCCCTGGTGGTCCTTTACCGCTCGCGCCGGGAGATCCGCACCCTCACCTACGCCCAGATCGTCTGGGATCTGATCCTGGTCACGGTGATGATCCTGATCTCCGGCGGGGTGACCTCGCCTTACGCCTTTCTCTACTTTCTCTCGATCATCAGCGCCAGCACGCTTTTGGCCCGCTCGCAGGCGTACTACACCGCCTCGCTCTGCGTCATCCTCTACGGCGCCATCCTCGATTTTCAGTACTACGGCAAGCTCGCCCCGCTGGGGCTTTCCGCCTACCCGGCGCAGCAGTACGGAGCTGCGTACCTTTTCTACCTGATCTTCCTCCACTGCGCGGCGTTTTTTCTGACGGCGACCCTTGCAGGCCACCTTTCGGAGAGGGCCAGGCGCTCCGAAAGCGCCTTCCAGGAGAAGGCGATCGACTACGAGGAGCTGGAGCGTCTGAACTCCTGCATCGTCTCGACCATCGACTCGGGGCTGCTCACCATCAACCCGGATGGGCGGATCCGCGTCTTCAACAGCTACATGGAGCGCTTGACGGGGCTCTCGCAGCAGCAGGCCTACGACCGCCCGCTCTGCGAGGCGATCCCGGGTCTCTCCCCCTTCGAGCGCCGTTTCTTCGACGGTGGCCAAGGCGAATTTAAGCACCAGGCGCCGGACGGGGGACAGCTGCTTCTCTCCTTCAAGTCGGTGCCGCTCACCGGCAAGGAGGACGCCACCGTGGGGGCGATCTTCGATATACACGACCTGACCGAGATGAAGCGTCTGGCCGCCGAGCTCAAGCGCGCGGACAGGCTTGCCGCGGTCGGGGAGCTCTCCGCCCGCATGGCGCACGAAATCAGGAACCCGCTCGCCGCCATCAGCGGTTCGGTGCAGTTGGTGGCTCTTAGGCCCTGGGTAGACGAGAAGGACAAACGGCTTTTCTCCATCATCCTCAGGGAGACCGACCGCCTGGACGGGCTCTTGCGCGATTTCCTCTTCTACGCGAAACCCGCCCAGCCCACCAAGATCCCCCTCAAGCTGCACCGGGTGATAGCAGACCTCTGCGCGCTTTTGTCCACCGACCCGCGCCTTGAGCGGGTGACCATAGAGAACCGCGTGCCCGAGGACCTGGTGGTCGTCTTCGACAAGGACCAGTGCTCGCAGGTCTTCTGGAACCTGGTTGTGAACAGCGCGGAGGCGATAGCCGGGGAGGGGAGCATCGTGATCGAGGCCTGCGCCGTCCGCAGCGGCGACAAGAAGGAGGCCCGGATCAGCGTCAGGGACAGCGGTTCCGGCATGAACCAGGCGGAGGTGAGGCGGGTCTTCGAGCCCTTTTTCACCACCAAGAAGGGGGGGACCGGCCTGGGGCTCGCCACCGTCTACCGGATCGTGGAAACCCACGGGGGGAGGATGGTGGTGGACAGCGAGGAAGGGGCGGGTACCACGGTCACCCTTTTCCTTCCGGCTTGAGCCGAGCCTGCAGCCGGGGGGAGGGCAAGTGAAGGTAAGTAAACAACGGGTTGTCGCTGCGAACGTGCGACCCTTTTTGTCTGAGAGGTAACCAGATGCGCGCCAGGATACTGGTAGTAGATGACGAGCTGAGCATGAGGGAATTTCTCTCCATCCTGCTGGAGGGGGAGGGGTACCAGGTCGACCAGGCGGAAAATGCCGAGGAGGCGCTGCGCCTGATCGGGGAGCAGCGCTACGAGATGGTGATCTCGGACGTCCTGATGCCGGGGCTTGGGGGTATCGAGCTCCTCTCGAGGATCAAGAGCGAGTCGCCGGAGACCGCCGTGCTGATGATCACCGCCTTCACCACGGCCGAGCAGGCGGTGGAGGCGATGAAGCTTGGCGCCTACGACTACATCGGCAAGCCCTTCAAGGTGGAAGAGGTGAAGGTGCTGGTCAAGAACGCCCTGGAAAAGCAGAGCCTGGTCCAGGAGAACAAGCGGCTTAAGGCCGCGGTGCAGGAGCGGTTCAGCTTTTCCGGCCTGATCGGCAAGAGCAAGCAGATGCGCGAGGTGTACGACCTGATCGCCAAGGTCGCCGACAGCATGGCCAACGTCCTCATCACTGGCGAAAGCGGCACCGGCAAGGAGCTCGCGGCCCGCGCCATCCACTACAACAGCCCCAGGAAGGGTGCCCCCTTCGTGGCGGTGAACTGCGGCGCCATTCCCGAGACCCTGATCGAGAGCGAGCTCTTCGGGCACTCCAAGGGGGCTTTCACCGGCGCCTTCGCCGACCGCCCCGGCCTCTTCGAGCAGGCAGAGGGGGGGACGCTGTTTCTGGACGAGATCGGCGAGGTGCCGCTGCAGCTGCAGGCAAAGCTTTTGCGGGTGCTCCAGGAGCGCGAGTTCCGCCGGGTCGGCGGGGCGACCTCGCTCAAGGCGGATGTGCGCATCGTGGCCGCGTCCAACCGCAACCTCGAGGAGCAGGTGCGGGAGGGAACCTTTCGGGAGGACCTCTTCTACCGCCTGAACGTGGTAATGCTGCGCATGCCTTCGCTCAAGGAGCGCGCCGAGGACATCCCGGCCCTGGTCGAGCACTTCTACAAGAAGTACTCCCTTTGGTCCGGCGCCGACGAGATCATCACCCCGGACGCCCTGAAGGCCCTGTTCAACTACCCGTTCCCGGGGAACGTCCGTGAACTGGAGAACCTTGTTGAGCGCTGCGTTGTGCTCGGCAGCCGGGTCATCGCGCTTGACTGCCTCCCCGCCAGCGTCCGCGAGCACAGGAGCGTGATTCCGGCAAGCGGGGAGACCGAGATCCCAGAAGAGGGGATGGACCTGCAGGCATACCTGGACAACCTGGAGCAAAAGCTCCTGGTGCAGGCGCTGGACAGGTGCGGCGGCGTGAAGAAGCGGGCGGCGGCGCTATTGGGGATGACCTTCCGCTCCTTCCGTTACCGGCTGGCGAAATTCGGCATGGACGAGGAGTAGGTGACGAAAAACGTCACTTCCTTGGGACCAAAATTGTCGCAGTGCCGCTTTTGGAAAAAGATGTCGTTTTAATATTGCTGGGGGATAATGCCGATGATCCGGGTGTTTGCGAGGTTTTTGCCTCATTGGCCTGTTAATTGCTAACGAGATGACGTCTTGAGCGGTTACAGGTTTTTACCTGAATCTTTTAGAGTCGGCAACCCACCAACGAAAAGGAGAAACAGATGTTAAACAAACTCAGAAGCAGCAAAGGCTTCACCCTGATCGAACTCTTGATCGTCGTTGCGATCATCGGTATCCTCGCCGCCATCGCGATCCCGCAGTTCTCCGCTTACCGTGAGAAGGCCTACAACGCCGCCTCCAACTCCGACGTTAAGAACTGGAAGACCGGTCAGGAGGCGTTCAACGCTGATTTCCAGACCTACCCGGCTAACTACAACGAGCGTTAATACCAAACTTACTTAAATAGTGGAGATAATTATGAAAAAGATCATCGCAGCAAGCCTTTTAGCGCTGTCCTTTTCCTCGTCGGCCTTCGCCGCCGGCACCGTTCTCGCGACCAACACCCCGAGCAAAGAAGGGGCACAGATTTTCGGCGGCACCACTGCTGACGAGGCTGCCAGGGCAGACATCAATCCGTTGGTGAAGCTCTCTACCGGCGTCATCGGCGTCGTCAACTTCGCTGCTGAGGCAAGCAACGCCAACCAGAGCATCTCCTACGCCGTCTTCGCCAAGCACACCAAAGGTTCCAAGATCTTCGGCACCTCCAATGACTCCACCAACGTCTACTGGAAAGCTGAAACCCCGGGTGCGCTTACCAATGCTAACCTTCCTTCCGAGACCACCAATGCTGGCTTCGGCACCGGTTGGACCTCGTACTAAGGTTTAGTTCCCCCGGCAGGATTGTAAAAGCGGGATGTTCAGGCATCCCGCTTTTTTACGTAATCGAACGGAAATTAATTACCGGAGTGGTTGAATGGGTGCGATAGTCTGCATCACGCTGAAGGGAATTCTGCGCGATCGTGTTTTCCAGGGCATCATGGTCCTGGCTGTTCTCTTGTTGCTTGTTCCTGCAGCGTCGACTCTTTCCATGCGACAAGTGACGGAACTCTCCATGACCCTGTCGCTTTCACTGATCTCGTTCATACTTTTGCTTCTTTCGGTGTTCCTGGGGTCCACTTCCATCTGGAAGGACCTTGAGCGGCGCTATAGTTACAGCGTTTTGAGTCTCCCCATCAGCAGAACCTCTTACCTGCTCGGCCGCTTCTTCGGGGTGGCGCTGTTTCTGGTGCTGATCTCGGTGATCCTGGGCGGCCTTTCCTGTGTCGCCATCTCCATGGCGTCCGGGCTCTACCCTCCCGACCGCCCGGTGATCTGGTCCCTTTTCCTGTTGGCCGTAGCCTATACCACGATGAAGTACATCCTTGTTGTGGCCATCGCGCTTTTGCTGTCCACGGTGAGTACCTCGTTCTTCCTCCCGATCTTCGGAACTATCTGCGCCTTCATCGCCGCCGGAATCACGCAGCAGGTCTACGAGTACGTCCACTCCGCCGCCGCAGCGACCAAAGTCACCCCGTTTTTAAAGAGCGCCGTATCTGCGGCCTATTACGTCTTGCCCAACCTCGCCGGCTTCGATCTCAAGGTGAATGCCATCTACGGCATCGCTCCCAATACAGCCGGGGCGGCCCTCACTGCAGCGTACTTTTGCGCCTACACCGCCATTCTACTGGCTTGCGCCACTCTCCTGTTCAACCGGAGGGAAATGAAGTGAGGCAGCGCTCCGGTCTCATGATTTTGCTGGCGGGCCTTCTTGGCTACGCCCTGCTGATCGGCCCCTTCACCTCCTACATGGCCCACAAGCCCATGGTGGAGAAACTGGGTTACGTGCCGAGCGTAAAGGTACTGAAACCTCTGAGCGCGGATCAGAAAGAAGTGGTAGCTGCGTCCCTGGTGTTCAAGGTGATGATGTACTACGGTGACGTTGTCGGGCGGATGATGGCAGGCGACCAGACCGCGGCTCCCGCCGACCTGAAGGGGATGTCGCGCCTCTTGCACAACACGGTACAGCTCGACCCGTACAATATGGACGCCTACTACTTTGCACAGAGCTTTCTGACTTGGGACGCGAAGCAGTACCAGGTAGCGAACGAGATGCTCGAGTACGGCATGAAGTACCGCACCTGGGACTGGAACCTTCCCTTCTTCGCCGGTTTCAACAGCGCCTTCTTCATGCACGACTACCAAAAGGCCGCCCAGTTCTTCCAGAAGACCGGCGAGCTGAGCGGGGCGCAACTCCACATCCAGCTTGCCGGGCGCTACCTGCAGCAGTCCGGCCAGACCGAACTCGCCATCCGTTACCTTACCGGCATGGTTCGCAGCGCAAAGAATTCGGCGGTGCAAAAGACCTATCAGATCCGCCTGGAAGCCTTCCAGCAGGTGCAGCGCATCGAGGTCGCCGCCCAGCGCTATCTGAAAGAGAAGGGGACGCATCCCGCGACGGTTGAGCAACTGGTGCAGGGAGGGTATCTCTCCCCGGCGCCGGTCGATCCCTACGGCGGGCATTTCTACTTCGATGAATCCGGCAAGGTGGCCACCACCAGCAAGTTCGCCTTCGCCACCAAGACAAAGTGAGGACGCATGTACGCCTTAGAAATCCAGGGGCTTAGCAAGAGCTACAAGGGGAAGAAATTCCAGACGGTCGAGGCCCTTAAGGGACTGGATCTTTGTATCGGAAAGGGCGAGGTGGTCGGGTTCCTGGGCCCCAACGGCGCAGGGAAGAGTACCACCATCAAGTGTGTCATGGGGTTGATCCGGCCCAGCGCCGGGCGCGCCACCATCATGGGCCTTGACGCGACACGGGCCGACGCCCGCCAGGCCGTGGGCTACCTCCCCGAGAACCCCGCCTTCTACGACTACCTATCCGCCGAGGAATATCTGAAGTTCGTGGCGAAGGTTTTCGGCATGCCGGATGACCAGGCGGAGCAGCGCTGCCAGGAGATGTTGCAGATCCTGGAGCTGTGGGA from Citrifermentans bremense harbors:
- a CDS encoding ABC transporter permease encodes the protein MGAIVCITLKGILRDRVFQGIMVLAVLLLLVPAASTLSMRQVTELSMTLSLSLISFILLLLSVFLGSTSIWKDLERRYSYSVLSLPISRTSYLLGRFFGVALFLVLISVILGGLSCVAISMASGLYPPDRPVIWSLFLLAVAYTTMKYILVVAIALLLSTVSTSFFLPIFGTICAFIAAGITQQVYEYVHSAAAATKVTPFLKSAVSAAYYVLPNLAGFDLKVNAIYGIAPNTAGAALTAAYFCAYTAILLACATLLFNRREMK